From Salmo salar chromosome ssa21, Ssal_v3.1, whole genome shotgun sequence:
ATTGTCAAATAATATTATAGCCAATACAAATTCAACTAATTATTATTCAGACAATTAagtaataaaacatttacatCTGTTTGTCTTAAGAAAATACACGTTTGATTGTGCGTCTGATGACCACTTTACCGGGAGTGGCTGAGTGgcttcttcctctccatccctggCGCAGGTCTCAATGAAACGCCGTTCCTCGCGCAGAGACTGATCACGGCAGTGGAAGAGGATGGCCGTCCACGCCGAGGGGATCGTGGCTATAGTGATCTTCTACTTGCTTATTCTGGCCGTGGGGATATGGGCCGCGTGGAAGAACAAGAACTCTGGGGTGTCGGAGGGCCAGGACCGCAGTGAAACCATCATGGTCGGCGGGAGGGACATTGGGTTGTTCGTCGGTGGATTCACCATGACGGGTGAGTTGTGGAGACTTCGCGACTTGGAGAAAGATTGTGGCAGGGTTGGGTTGGCTTGGGACCAGGCCAGctcagttttgaaatcagtgaaacaacatttaattcatgatTTGAAAACCTACCATTGTTTCCTATGAGGATGGTTTACATTTAAATGTAGACTTCTTCCTAAATTGACTGATTTGTTGGAGAGGAATTGCACCTTGCTTTTATTTCCAAATATTTCCTCTGTCAACTTTAGAGACAGTTTAGTGATGGGGAAATTTAAATCAATAATGTTCCTCATGACACAATGGAAACTGACGTAATAAGACAAATGTTTTTCCCGGACCTTTATCAACTGTTGCGATAGGCATCGCGAAAATCAATTACCTAAATTTCAACGACAGCTGTTGTATCGAGTTGGACAACACAGTGTATCGACAGGCTAATGTAAATGCACACCGTCTCATTATCAGAATTATTCCCTTGTTTTAGTGAGAACAACATTAATTGACGCCAGAGTTTATTAAAGACCCAGAGCATTTCCTAACTAATCTCTTTGATGCTATTTTAATAACAGACCCCGGAGGTGCAGGCTTTTATAGGAGCGAAAAGTCATCAATTATTTATTATCCACCAGTTACAGAAATGCTCATGAAAATAATAGTAGCCTAATTGATCTATGTGAACCGTTTCATAACTTAGCACTCCTGACATATTCATTAGCTTTATTAACTGGGAATAACAACTAGGTTATTAACGTTCTGGGATTTATTCGACTAAATATATCAGATTTGACATTGTTTTTATGATTGGATATTAGTTGTGTGATTGATTTAAAGGCTACAATGAGGCTCTAAAATTAAGTCTATGAAAAACATAAAACTATAAAGACATCTCAACAatttgaaacattttttttagacAAGCTTATTAATGTGTGTTAAATCTTTTTTGTATCTTAAACTATGTGATGAACCTCTCCTCCAGCTACATGGGTGGGCGGCGGCTACATCAACGGGACCGCGGAGTATGTCTACCTGCCTGACTACGGCCTGGCCTGGGCACAGGCTCCCTTTGGATACGCCCTTAGTCTCGTAGTAGGTAAGGACACTAACCAATTGTGTTGGGATTCATCATCATCAATgaagggtagtacatagtactgtcGTTCCACAAATTAGGTGCCTTTAGAGTATAGTGTaactttgagagaaaaaaatacgtTTTATTTCACCAGATATTTACATTctgttcaacttcataaaaaatACTGTAGTAAGTGCCTATTAGCCTAAGTATCAAATATAGTgacagggttgactgtaacagtGGTGATTTCATCTTATATCACCCATAAATCCCCTTGCTAAACAGGGAATGtcagcttgttgtgtgcaacagggaggggccATTGAATGCCAGCTTTACAAATCATTTAAATTGTGAGAATATTTCTAGCCTggctatctatgggtaacagcgttgacgtgttatgctcgaccctctcagtttttcaccacaaacaccagaaaatggccaaaaatagtagaaccagctcacctgcttttacactaggatttgactattagatgttcattGTTTCtcaccatattaaaacaaaaTGAAGTGTTACttcatgtaacagggttgacattaAAATGAGGCacaggttgttgttgttttttaaccttaaaatgaatcactaatcattTTGTGGGACAACCCAGTATATCAATGACGATAATTGTTAATGGTGTCTCTCTCGGGCTCCAGGTGGCCTGTTCTTTGCCAAGCCCATGCGCTCCAGGGGTTACGTCACCATGCTGGACCCGTTCCAGCAGATATATGGGAAGCGCATGGGGGGGCTGCTCTTCATTCCCGCACTCATGGGGGAGATCTTCTGGTCTGCCGCCATCTTGTCAGCCCTGGGTAGGCTTGGGAACCATACTATTTTAACTCCATTGTTCAAATGAAAAATCCTTATTGaaaagggagagatggggaaaatGAATACGTTATACATTCTTCAATAATCAGCTGTTAGACTGTAGCAccacatgtttatttatttgacaAATCAGACCTGCCTTCATACCTGCTGCTgatctgtgtgtgtccctgtgttttGTCTAGGAGCTACTCTGAGTGTGATCGTGGACATTGACATCAACATGTCGGTGGTGATCTCAGCCCTGATAGCTATCTTCTACACCCTGGTGGGAGGGCTGTACTCTGTGGCCTACACTGACGTGGTGCAGCTCTTCTGTATCTTCCTGGGACTGGTGAGTCCAACACAAAGTGTACTTCCTCCTTTGCCATAAAACTCCAGCAAAAAACGTGCTATGTAGAGCACTGCAGGATGATGTACTCTCCAGCGCTGATCATGGTGCTGAACCcccccctcatctctctttctctctctctctctctctctctctctctctctctctctctctctctctctctcagtgggtcAGTGTGCCGTTTGCCCTGTCCAACCCAGCGGTGTCAAGCATCAGTGTGACAGCTAAAGAGGCTGTGTACCAGACACCCTGGCTGGGTAAGATAGACTCAGCAGACACCTGGATGTGGATCGACAACTTCTGTCTTCTGGTATGTCATCAGTCACCATAATCATCAGTCAATTATATTGACTATAATGTAATTATGGTTAGGTTTGGAGTATGTATTCATTATAAAGCTGTGTGTTGGTTTGTTATGTATCGTGTGTATTGACTGTGGTGTTTCTGTCCCTAGATGTTGGGGGGGATTCCGTGGCAGGTGTATTTTCAACGGgttctctctgcctcttcagctaCGTACGCCCAGGTTCTGTCCTTCATCGCTGCCGCTGGTTGCCTGGTCATGGCTGTCCCTTCCGTCCTCATAGGAGCGATAGGGGCCtccacaggtaaacacacacgcacgcacacaggcacgtgtaaccgatgtgaaatggctagttagttagcggtggtgcgcgctaatagcatttcaatcaatgacgtcactcgctctgagacttgaagtagggtttccccttgcgttgcaagggccgcggcttttgtggcgcgatgggtaatgatgcttcgtggggtgtcagttgttgatgtgtgcaagggtccctggttcgagcccacgttggggcgaagagagggacggaacctacactgttacacacgcacacactcacatatacacaggcactcacatacacacacacaaacatttgcCTCACACATATTTTCTCATTCATTACGTTGTTCATATCCATGAATCCACTCCCATTATTATTTACTAATGGGAAGTATGATCAAAAGCCC
This genomic window contains:
- the LOC106582209 gene encoding high-affinity choline transporter 1 isoform X1; its protein translation is MAVHAEGIVAIVIFYLLILAVGIWAAWKNKNSGVSEGQDRSETIMVGGRDIGLFVGGFTMTATWVGGGYINGTAEYVYLPDYGLAWAQAPFGYALSLVVGGLFFAKPMRSRGYVTMLDPFQQIYGKRMGGLLFIPALMGEIFWSAAILSALGATLSVIVDIDINMSVVISALIAIFYTLVGGLYSVAYTDVVQLFCIFLGLWVSVPFALSNPAVSSISVTAKEAVYQTPWLGKIDSADTWMWIDNFCLLMLGGIPWQVYFQRVLSASSATYAQVLSFIAAAGCLVMAVPSVLIGAIGASTDWNQTTYGAIPPKEKDQSDMILPIVLQHLCPPWISFFGLGAVSAAVMSSADSSILSASSMFARNIYQLAFRQSATDREIVWVMRITIFVFGALATAMALLTGTVYGLWYLSSDLVYVIIFPQLLSVLFIKGTNTYGSVAGYVFGLLLRIGGGEPYLKLPPFIYYPGWVQQEKIHHLTGDVEYFIQQRFPFKTVSMLASFLGNVAFSYLLKYLFESGTLSHKYDFMDAVVSKHSKEIMDKTTLVSSDNIILSEMAPVKTLLSTSLAGTFTNTEALSDDEESSPESLNNDQE